The nucleotide sequence TATTATATTTATGTAGTTGAATTATCTAAGCGTGTCTATACCGAAAATGCTAAGTTTAGAAACGCAAACCCACAATTTAACGGTGTGTTAGAATGCTTGTATGTAGGTATGACAAGTAAAACTCCTAAAGAACGATTTACACAACACAAAACAGGGTCTATAAATAAAAAAGGATATAAATTATCCTCAAATATTGTACATAAATATGGTGAATATTTACGCCCAAGTTTGTATAATCATATCTCACCTTTAGCAACAAGAGTTGAAGCTTTAAAAATGGAAGAACTATTAGCCTTAGAGCTTCGAAGAAAAAAATATGCTGTTTGGTATAATTAATTGCTTGACTACGAGACTAATCAGATACGAAAAAATAACTAAAAATTTAAATAACCCTAGAAATGAAAATAAGAAAAGTAATCATTGGAATTCTAACAATAGGAATATTTAATTGCAATTCTAATAAAAACGAAAATACTTCTAATGGAACCTACAAAGACATAAGAATTGTAGGAGCAATGAAAAATGTTATGTGGAAAGGAGAATTAGGTGGCAATATTAATCTTGATACTATTTCTAACAAGAAAGGACTTTATGGACTTGGGCCTGAAAGTTATCTCACTGGTGAATTACTTATTAACGACGGGAATAGTTACGTCTCAAAAGTCACATCTGATTCGACTATGATAGTTGAAGAAAGGTTTGATGTTTCAGCGCCTTTTTTTGTTTACGCAAACGTAACTGAATGGAATGAAATTGAATTAGATGCAACCATTAAGACCATACAAGACCTTGAAAAATTAATCGACCAAAAATTGAACGAATTTAAAAGACCTTTTGTTTTTAAATTGACTGGAAAAGTAGTAAAAGCAATCATACATATTCAAAATCTACCTAAAGGAACAAAAGTTTCATCACCGCAGGAAGCTCATCAAGGACAAACCAATTACGAACTTAAAGATGAAGAAGCTACAATTATTGGATTTTTCTCAACTGAACATAAAGGAATTTTCACACACCACGATTCAAACATTCATTTACATTTTATCACT is from Pontimicrobium sp. SW4 and encodes:
- a CDS encoding ribose-5-phosphate isomerase, whose protein sequence is MAKYYIYVVELSKRVYTENAKFRNANPQFNGVLECLYVGMTSKTPKERFTQHKTGSINKKGYKLSSNIVHKYGEYLRPSLYNHISPLATRVEALKMEELLALELRRKKYAVWYN
- a CDS encoding acetolactate decarboxylase, encoding MKIRKVIIGILTIGIFNCNSNKNENTSNGTYKDIRIVGAMKNVMWKGELGGNINLDTISNKKGLYGLGPESYLTGELLINDGNSYVSKVTSDSTMIVEERFDVSAPFFVYANVTEWNEIELDATIKTIQDLEKLIDQKLNEFKRPFVFKLTGKVVKAIIHIQNLPKGTKVSSPQEAHQGQTNYELKDEEATIIGFFSTEHKGIFTHHDSNIHLHFITKDESKMGHLDEVEIDNMKLYLPKK